Part of the Gadus chalcogrammus isolate NIFS_2021 chromosome 22, NIFS_Gcha_1.0, whole genome shotgun sequence genome is shown below.
AATGACTCTGCTTTATCGCTTGTTGTTATTACCCCCATTATTTCCTTAAAGGGCCAGTGAACCCAAATCCGTTTTTGTCTTTGACGTCACGGCCAAGGGTCACCTGcagtgaagtgtgtgtggatgtgtggagctctgtccgGGCATTGGCTTATTTTAATGTCTgtgtccgagagagggttaaaGGCATTTCATATTCAACATCACTCATTGTAATGCTCCAATCCAACGATCCAACTAAATTAATATCCTGCTTCCTAGAACTCACTCCAAAAATATTTTTGGAAATCTCATCGTGTTTGAATTCGAAAACAGGAGTTCACTTCCACTCAAAAGTTCCCCTGGTCTCTGCTCAAATCTCATGATGCAAACCCGCTAATTGAtgacatgtatacacacatttGTAAGACATCACTACTATCGGTAATCGTCTGCTGAATCCTAGGCTCATGTACAGGCCTGCTTAATCATCCCAAATaaaaggctgctgctgctgaaggcATCTGGGCTTCAGCCCACACGCAGTCCGCACACACCTCCACAACGCCCACGCAATCTGATCTCTGGGTGAGGAGAAGGCCTTACCTCCGATAGCACTGCACCTGGACGTGATCTCCCACAGGACCAGGGCCATGGAGTAGACGTCCGTCTGCTTGAAGGACTCGATGTTCTCCAGGTTGATCCTGGACTCCAGCACCTCTGGAGCCATGTACCTGGCGGTGCCCACCTGACCCggaggacaggagggggagaggcggaCATTAATACCTAATGGGATGCATTAGTCAtgaccacacagccacacacacacacgcatacaagtggatgcataagcacacacacacacacacacacacacacacacacacacacacacacacacacacacacacacacacacacacaaagataaaactatcgtacacacacacacacacacacacagaaacacacaaagataaaactgacacatacacaaagataaAACTGgcactagggctgaacgatctgtcgttttcgaccgaaaatcgcgatctcaagcattacgattttgggatcgtcaaagctgcgggtttttttttattctttttttttatttttttattttttttattttacaaaagagcaattattttgatgctgatgagccattgaagcaagtttacttaagaaagagggctccctttttatttgacttttttggttgttgtttcttaagTACTTGAAtagtcttgcatttgaaatctgttgccagcagttttcattattgcattaccttaatggaattcattggttatattaatttatactgaaacttgatttaaagaaaataaatcgtggttgaaatcgaaaccgcaatctctaccagaaaaatcgcaatttcaattttttcttaaaatcgttcagccctaactggcacacactcacacacaaagataaaactggcacgcacacacatacacacagacaaagaaacaaagatAAAACTGACATGTACTCAAAGataaaactgacacacacacacacacacacaaagacacacacacccacatgcacacttaGTGGGATGCCGAAGACTGCGATGCCAGGAGCCATTTTTTGATTATTCTTTTAAATGCTAGCACATTTAATGGATTCATACTTGGCATGGTGCCACTCAGAGCCAGCGCCTAACAGAGCAATCAAAAAATTTTGGAATCTTCCCTCGTAAGCTGGAAAACGAATAAGCTGAATAAATCCACCTCCTTGTCCCAGGTGTTCGCTCTCTATCAGTCAGTGCATTAGTGGCATTTCAATGCAAGAGGGGGTGTCCTCTAGAGGCCTTTTCACAGAAGACCTAATGGCCCTGGTCAATTACGCACTGCATGATCGTGTCCTTGTGGATTCATCAAATCTGTTATTCTGACAAAGATAGCCGGATGACAAGCTAATAAAATACCTAATCAAAACATATTCCCCCAGCAAATGATGAGCTGGGGCCAAGGGACAAGGGCTCCCGAGCACAAAGTGAGAGCGGACGAGCGGGGACCTCTATTAACCACCTTtcgtttattttttcaaagtgCAAGCTGATGGAAAAGCACTCCATGAGGGTTTATCGTAACCCCCTCACACCGGCACTTCCCTGTAGCCCCATCCGGCACCAAGGCCAAAAAGTACAGAGTTGTCACCACAGTGACGATTATCCACTCTTGGCACAGGGCCGGCGCTTCCAGTTCCAGCCATCAAAGGCTTCACAGGTAAACGATCATTTTGTGCATGCAGTGGGATCGGCCGCTCTTACCTGCCCGCTGTTGGCCAGCTCGTCCACCGACAGGGAGTTGTCCAGGCGCAGCCCGAGGCCAAAGTCGCACAGGACGCAGGTGAGGTCCCCCTTGACCAGCACGTTGGAGCTCTTGATGTCCCGGTGCACGATGGGCACCTTGTAGCGTCCGCAGGGCGTGCGGTCGCTGTGGAGGTGGGCGATGCCTCGGGCCAGCGAGCCGCCCAGCGTCCACAGGTCCCGCCAGCTGACGACGTGGTGGATGAGGTGCTCCTGGAGGCTGCCGCGCGGGTGGTACGCCGTGATCAGCCAGTACTGCTTGTGCACCTTGCGCTCCTCCGCCGTCAGGAAGTGCAGCACGTTCTCGTGCCGCAGGTCGGCGTCCGAGAAGATGTCCTTCTCGTTCTTCCACGAGGCGTACTCCTCGTCCTGGAAGATCTTGACGGCCACCGTCTCGAAGGCCTGCTCCGTGCCCGTGACCCCGCCGACGCCGCCCACCACCACGGTGCCCTGCTTCAGCTTGGCCCGGTAGACCTCGGCGAAGCGGCCCTTGCCCACCTGGGCGTCCAGCTCGATGGGCAGCAGCTCCGTGTTGTGGTTGAGGTTGTTGGCGTGCGTGGAGCTGCTGTCCGAGCCCTCGTCATCCATCATGTTGGCGTGCTCGTCGTGGTAGTGCAGCGGCTGGCCCCTCTTGCGCAGGGGCCGGGCGTGCCGCTGGCGGTACACCCGGTAGATGTAGAAAGAGGTGACCACCAGGACGGCCAGCACCAGCAGGGGCACGAGGCTCACCAGGATCACCGACACCACCTGCTCCAGCAGGTCTgagactagaggaggaggaggactttgTTGTTATTGCAGCCTGGAGAGAATCGTCATAGATGATATGCATTATAATTAGGTCATGGATTATTATATGTGTGTCATATATGTGTTTCATATTaatacacaacaacaaaaataaatttcTTTGTCCAAACAAGTgggattttatttatatttttaatcattattgtattttatttcttaTATTATTGAATTGTTTCCCGGGATAGTTAATTCCATCCAAAACATCATATCACAAAAAGAAAGCTATCCTTTGAGATAGAAACCCATAGACCACACCTGACCCTTTCTCCCTTTAATATCTGTAATCATCGCAGAGCTAAAGTTAGAGCGgagcccgcacacacacacacacacacacacacacacacacacacacacacacacacacacacacacacacacacacacacacacacacacacacacacacacacacacacacacacacacacacacacagacaaacacacacacacacactgcctgctGCAGAATTCTTCCCATCACTCCGCCACACATTGGGCCTTGTTTATAGCCCATGCCTGCATGCGAGTACAACTGGGAAAGTAGGAAAGGGTGTGCTATTGTCATTCACTTTTTCTGTAAGCTAAAGCAATGAAATAAATATGAGCCATAAAAAGTTGCATCCAGACACAACGTTACGCTGTTGGCACTGGCTGGGCTCTTGGAAGATCTGCAAATGCCTCGTTGACACACTGTCTGTACCCTCGGGGAGAATCAGAAGAAATTCCATATTGTTGTCTTTTCTACGtttatcgcacacacacacacacacacacacacacacacacacacacacacacacacacacacacacacacacacacacacacacacacacacacacacacacacacacacacacactactaatTATTGTTTACGGTTttgacaataaaataataaataattaggAAATTGTATTCCACATTTAACACATGTACTTCGATTTGAAGCTGCCATGTTACATGCGAGTTTGAAAGTGTTGTATGTTTttaatttgcatatttattttcttcacaAAATATTAGAGGGATGGGACCAACAGATCTTCTGAAATGTAATCCAGTCCACAATGGTCACAATAAAAGTATAACACATGTCATAACAGGGTAGAGAGAAGGTATAAAGCAGAGAGTAACGGAGAAACGAAGACAAGTGCTAGACGGCGAGAGCCCGACCAACAACCCACACAGCCGGCCAACAGAGATTCTCGCTCTgcgcttttttatttttccctcCAGACAGGAAACCACATGTCTGAAATCCTCAGCGTGGCCCCCAGAcagtttgttttcctttttcgcAGGGTGAATGGTGATTCCTCCCCTTCGTCCCTCCCCTACTCGCATCTCAGAGAACTCACGCTGCGTCACTTTCACAGCCCCGTGCCTCGGCCTCAGAGGACAGATGTGTCTAGCACCGAGACTTTGCTTGCCTTGAGGGGGCGTGTTCTCGCCGTTAATCAAAATGTCAAGTCGGAGGCTTGACACCAGCCATTTCAGTAAAATGATATTGACCGCGCAAACAAATAGTAAAGCCCATGAGTAACTCAGTGTCTCGCCACCGCCGTCTAGCTCAACTGGAAGTATAAGTTGTCATAAACATTGTTGTCAAGGTTAGGGGTTTGAGTCCCATCTTGGTAAAACTGTATGCTCTGAGGAAGGAAGCGCTTGCCATACTATGAAGTGTATTTGTCATTCATTCAAGGACAACAGCAATGTATGCTGTTGCTCTTTTATAACTTGGCCGTAGTGTGCAGTCAATCAAACGGAGCACGTTTTAATGAGCCGCTATTGTCTACACTTTTCATTTTgtagaagagacagagagcgagagggaaaaagggagaaagaaagacagagaaagataagagtgcgagagagagagttagtgagagagagcgcaagacaGAAAGGGATcacgagagagaatgagagagagagcgagaacgagaaaaagagagtgagagcaaaagagaaagataaagaggaagaagaggaagagagagagagacaggagctaCAAGAGCGTGCACAGGTGACCGAGAGAGGCCAGGTCTCAGAAGTCTTTCACACGGTTGTTGCTGTGCTAGCTGTCCCCGCGCAGTGAAAACACATCTGCGTCCGTACGTTGCACAACTGCTCAAACCGGCACGCCACAAACTACGAAAAAATGTCTGTTTCGGATCACGGCGCTTGCACACAACCCGGTGTACGTgcacaagtgtttgtgtgtgacaccTAACATGGCTGGTGGATTGCATAACAGCAGGATGTGGACCGTTATGTGTTGTACAGATGTAGCCATCTACGCTTGGTCCTCTGCTAGGGATAATTTTCCTGGAGAATGAGGTTTTTTAATGGCTGGAGTTTGCTAATCAAGAGTTTAGGACGCAGTGTATGGTCAGAGTATTGTACCTATACATCATGCCTGGAAAAGTTGTAACGGATGTGCCAACTGTGCCAACAAGATTCAGCTCGTGAAATTATTGTTCTACCCCTGTGAAAACCTGGgacattttgtattattttccaaacaaaaaacacatggACTTACACGGGGAGAAGTAGATGTGTTCATTGCACTCTTCATAAGTGCAGGAGCAGATGAAAAACTTGTAGCCCATGCCTTTCCGCTCCTTCATCTCACACTTGGTGTTGTTGTAGTCGTCCAGCAACAGCCCATGCAGCCTCAAGGCTGGGTTGTGGCATATCGTATCCATGGTGACGTTGTCATCCTTCTTCCTCCTGTGTCGGCAAAAAAGCAATTGGGTTTAGATCCAAGACCTTGTTAATGATGTGTTCGATCAAGTCGGCCATTTTAGTTTGCACTAAAGATTAGCAGTACATATTTGTTTTCACTAGTAGAAACGGGGCAGCAAGCAAATGGGAAGGTGGCCCTGTTTCAACGACCCACTGCCTCAGCAATATGGAAATTGCAGGCAGTCACATTTACAAAGAAAAAAGCGGTGGGGGATTCTGAAATAACCTCACAAAACCACGGCAAGAAAAGTAATCCGGAAGCCACAGTATTATTCATATGCATTATGCTGGTCACTGCAGCTGTCGTACGCAAGGCATTTCAATGAGTGGTCGATGTCCGCATATAAGTAGCCTATCACCAACGTCAGCTCATAACACTCTCACGAGATGGGCTAATGGTAAAGCTGATGTAATGCTAACTCCCCTTTAAGATCTTCCATCCCCCTTGTTTGATGCTAATTCCCCTCATATTGGATGGACACGACGCATATGGCTGGTGAAGCTCTCGTCATAAACCTCTAAGCCTTTGTTTTAAGCAGAACAATGTGTCTCTTCAAAGATCAACGTCATCGGAAAAGAGATAAATGCAAAAACCCCCATTGTGTATTTAGAATAATTCGGCTGGGTCTATTATGACCGAATGGTAGGGGCAAAATTAACATTCCTCACCCCAGAGGTTCTGATTTGTGTACAGAGGTGCAGTCGATGGAGCTCTCTCTGTAGGGGTGAAATCTCTGGATCTGATTAGAAGCCATCTTAAGATGGCTTAGATCAGCCATACTCTCTCTAAGCTAGTTTTGTGAGGTCGACCCGGGCAAGAAGTCTGTAGACGGCGACAGTTTCAGTTCTCATTAATAAACTCGGGTGTGGCACAAGAAGAGGGGCACTCGTACACTAACTTCTGCTGCAATAACCCGCCCCCTGCGCCGTGGTGTTGTGCTACATCGCTTGAGGCAGCTCATCGACTTCAGGTAGAACTCCAGCACATGTTAAAATCCCTTTTTTAAGGCCTTATCAAATCCCACCACGAGCGTGTGGCCTTTAGAGCGACGGTGCGAGGCATCGGCAGTAATGGCGGCGGGGGTACCTACCAGATAGTAACACAGACTTCACTGGTGTGAGCGCAGGTAGAGCTGATCTCGCAGCCCGCCTCACACCGGCCGACGCCGGTGCAGTTGGTTGGCCGAACGTCACAGAACTTACACAGCTGACTCTGCTTCAGCAAGCCTGGGGtcgcctctgggggggggggggggggggggggggacactggtCATTGAGATGCAGTAGTAAACACAAATACCAATGCTTTCGCTGTGATGGCGGCTAAATATGTTTCTGCATGCTGCCAAATTATTATTAGGAACCCCTGGGTCTCTTACTAGGTGGTGATTAATCcgttgctttgtttgtttattgtcaTGTTTATTAACTTATCATTGATGAATCGATGCATTGTTTCATTCAAATgcatgagagcgagagagagttagagaaaaAGAGATTTATTAACAAACAAAGCATAGCAAAATAATAGCGTATAGATGGTTTTCGCGGTCACAAATCTTGATAAACACACGTTTGCGAGTATTGTAGCTGTAAAGCATAACAGTATTATAGCGGATATTTGTTCCGTATCCATATGCATTAGCCATCCAGGCAAAGCAGAGCTTCAAGGTCTACTCCAAGACCCCATTTCCCCCTGGCTGAGCGCAGTCTGGTATAATGAAAGGGTTGAACTCCTGACATTTAGCTGCGCGACTAACAGACGGAGACCCGAGGCAGAGGGCCTCTGCTGCGCTAGGCAACGGGAGACACGTGGGAAATCGTACGGAATAACctggttaaaaaaaatgtacagtAAAATGTATTCAACTTAAGTCACGGAAAAGGCCCGAAGAGTAGGGAGCACAACTCTTTGAGTTAGCCAATCGTGCTCCAGTACTGGACACAGATGCACATATTCACAAAAGATGAATAATAAACAGAACACATCCAGTCTGCTTCTTCTTGTTGGGTactgggggctgggggtcgggggggggggggggggggttgtatcgagTGGGTTGGATTTTCCGGCCGTGCGAGTCTGAACACCAGGAACGCTGAGCTGTCCTCGCCGTCTGCCCCTGTCCTGTCCAGACTTGACTTTgccggcaggcaggcaggcgagAGCCGtgactgagacagacagacagacagacagacagacagactgactgacatcTGCGAtgaatgctgctgctgctgctgctgctgccggtggTGGTGTGTTTGATTTAATCATGGACGGAGACCGttgagagagagccagacagccAAGATCAACAAACAAAGTGAACACCGATATGTCTCAGACGACAGCGGTTACAGCCTGTCGTTTGTCAGGCCCGGGAAGGTGTCCCATGCCCGGACTAAAGAGATGAATCTGAGGAATATCAATTAAAAAAACGGACAAAACCGGAGGACTTTAGTCTGTTCACGGACAGCTCAAGAGCAGACATTACTGTCAAAAGAAAATTGAGATGTTTACGACAAaggcgtgtgtgttgtgtattagtgtcatttgtgtttgtggttgtttttgtgtatggCTGTGGTGTTTGGGCTTGCAAACGGTCCTGAAGCAATCTGAACACGCTGACAATGGTGGATCTTTGAAAGACatgagtaacactgttgttattagTCATATGATGAAAAGTGGATGTTTGGTATAAATGTTGACATTATCAATTACAAATCAAACAGTTATAATTGGGAAAAATATCATTGATAGATTGATTTTTCTATACATGGGGAAGTGTTGTATTATTGAGGCCTAGAGGTATAGCTAACTTCAATCACACCACAAAAAGTGCAGTTTGAAGGCCTGCACACCACAAAAAGACTTCCAGCTCTACGCCACACAGACGTGATGAAGACATAACGCATTTGGCTGTATCTGTGAGTTGAAACTTTTGGAGTGTTTAACAAAGGAATCTGAGATTGGCAAATATGACAACCCTACGCAGGCCATGTGTGGAGACTGATGCCTGTGCGCGTAGGAGTATGCTGACCCAACGATCACAACATGCCCAGTGTAGAAGGTCTTTGCCCTCCAGTGCGCGGGGCAGAGCAAAAGCGGAACTGGGAGCagcagaaagaaagaagaactACAACCTAACGCACCGTGAGACCAAGACTCCCAGATCCCATGGGCCACAAGACTCTCCGTTTTACGAAGGAGCCGAGCAAGGCCGGGGAGCCGGGCCTGCAGGACATCACACAGGGATATCGGCCTTGTTGTGTTGCCTGACAGGAGGGTAACGACTACATTTATCCCCCAAATGAAAACATCACAACATTTATAATCAGAAATCCAGTCTAAAATAATTGAGGTTGCGATTTTAGGCTTTGCgtgtgcagttgtgtgtgtatgcgtgcgtatTCATTTTCTTCATTTTCTCTATCTATACCCCCCCTCACCCGCCACCAGGTTGCGAGCTGGTTGAGCCAGAGAGTCATTATATCATTAGAGCAACTGCTCTCAAAGAGCATGTCATTTAAACCCGCGGAGGCAGGCGATGGAAGGGGATGAATGCTGGACCTAATTGTCACCCAGGGCTACGTTTAATTGCATagagaggcgggagagagaggattagGAGCAGTCAAAGAGACTCGGTGGTGGTGCCATCGGGGGCCAGAGAGTCTGGTAAAACATTGTCTACCCCCTCAGGGGACGACACACCGATGTTATAATTGTGGTTGCACATCAAAGATAAAGGGTTTTATTCTAGCGGAATCAATGCTgccatgtgctgtgtgtgtgtgtgtgtgtgtgtgtgtgtgtgtgtgtgtgtgtgtgtgtgtgtgtgtgtgtgtgtgtgtgtgtgtgtgtgtgtgtgtgtgtgtgtgtgtgtgtgtgtgtgtgtgtgtgtgtgtctgtgtgtgtgtgtgtagcaggtgATAATCTAGCCAACCTtgaggaaacaggaaacaaactCAAAGCATCACATTTACGAGCTTTTCACAACGGCGGTACAGTGAGTGAGAAAATCAAGACGATATAAATTATACCACGTTATATGATATCCCGTAACCGATTCATAATGACAACAGGCGTAATAAGTGTGTCATGTGAAGGCGGCTGTGGTCGACATGTCATCCGTTAGTTTTCTTAGGGGTTTACAGCTTGGCCGCATTGTTTGTCATAACgcacttttattttgttgcGTAGGCGTGTTCGTCTTTGATACAGCTAATTTAATAGCAGTTTATTTAAAAGTAACAGCCTACTTATACGACACAGAGCCAGGGCATCTTAGCTCCGTCTCGCGCAGCAGTTCGTCAGCTCACCGGTTACGGTAGTCTCAACTTTACTGGAACAACGCAACGACGCTTGAGACTTTTACAGATGTTGCACAAAAAACATGTGTGCGCTTTCGAAAGAGGTCATTTATCAAGGTAACAATGAACAAGTTACTTACCCAAGTTGTCTGAAAGTATGCTAAGACAGAGTATCGTTCCACACCAAAAAGCGGAAAACCGAAGTAGCGCCATTTAGACGCGGCCCAAACCCCGCCGTCCTTCTCATGAAGTGACTAATGCTTCGGCTAAAGTCACCGTTAACACCCCAAACGAGAGTCTCTTTCTTTCGGCCCGCCTGTTGCGCCTCAGCAGAAGCTCAACTTGCCTATAGcctacgtctctctctccctctctctctcaaacacagacactcgcacacactgAGTATGTGCAGTAAACTTTTCATGGAACAGGAAATCTTCAACGGGGTTGGACtcccttttctttttccttttttttttctttctgtaaaGCCTCGTGTGGCTCACCAAGGCTTGCACCATATTATTACCctttcgtacacacacacacacacacacacacacacacacacacacacacacacacacacacacacacacacacacacacacacacacacacacacacacacacacacacacacacacacacacggcatgaCTTGAAATGTCACGAGTCTCAGAAGATTACACAGGAAGGTAAGGAAACTCAGATtttctataaaataaatattcacaTTGCACTATAAACACACAAGTGATATTAGCATGTCACATTTTTATGTAGGCCGTATTTAGCTCTACACTGTTTGTTTAGTATGTCAAATACATTTACGTTttaaagtgtttaaagtgttaAAGCAAAACACTAGTGAGAGACCCCCCTTTGTGATTCCCCATGGAGGAGCAGCTCCATCTCTATGTCCTGACGTGTTGGATTTGTATAGACGAAGCGCAGGGGTTCAGTCCAATACCACACCTTTAAATGAGCCTTCTATTTTCAGACATGTGTTTTTGCTCTGCATATCCAGGCCATGAAGTCAGGTTACACATCTAACCTGTGACCCTCTCGCTCATAACTCTccctaccacccccccccccccccccccccccccccccgagacacacacacacacacactatcatccTCCACATTTCCTTCTACCCTGGGGTTATGATGCACTATtcataaagtttttttttacaaggatCGCTCACCCCTCCGGGGAATTCATGCCTTCTGGTTTTAACAACATGGCCGGCCTACACCACAGGGGTCCCGTGGAAGGCTCACAGAACGTGACTGCTGGCCCTCATGCTTATGATAGGTGTATCCATGCTCAGTCTGAGTGAGAGGacgggtggatgtgtgtgattggtcatttactttttttaggtgtgttttttgtctgtgtgtctgtgtctgtgtgtgccggTCCTTGTGTCCATTCGATCGAAGACAGGATCCAGGCACAACACACACCGCTGGCCTCCTACTGACGCTCACCAAGGTCACCGATCCAGCCCCCACAACACCTCAACAAGCCCTGACCTTGACATGGGTGCCACTCCGACCAGAGTTCCCCTCTGGCGGGTAGCGTGAATACCCGTCACACAGCGTCCCGAATCCTTGGTACCTCATCCGTTCAGGCGACCAGTGGGCTCTATGAGCCAGCCTTCCCATCGCTCTGTTGTCATGTTTGTAATCGCGTTGCCCGTCAACATTCCCCTCCGCGTTGCACAAATACAGATAAACAATCGGGCATggtgctgggtgggggtggtggtggtggtgggggggtgggggtgcatCCGGTGGTTGTGTTTTGCTAGGCGGCAGCGGGAGCAGGTGTTCCCGGCGTTCCCGCGTATCCGCACCGGAGCGAGTGGGATGGCAAACACAGAACTGATGACacatcccccgcccccccgcccccccgcccagccTCTCCCGCTCGCATAGCAGCGCTCCcgggaaacccccccccccttacccagACACCCGCGGCAAACAAACGCTGGGAGCACGACGCTGAAGCATTCTGAAATGTCAGATACTTAGCATCTCACTCACACATGTCAACATGCacgttgtacacacacacacacatgcatgtacagttacttaggtgtacacacacacacacacacacatacacacagacacacgcatgcatgtatGTTGCTTGACATGAACGTACAGTTACAcagatgcgcgcacacacacacacccacacacacacacacacacatctgcagtGCTAGCTCTACACTTGGCCCAGACGTAGAGTAAACAATGAATGCCAACTGGAGGTGAGCCCAAAACAGTAGTGGCAAACAGGAATATTAAATCATTGCTCAGTATTCCGACCAGGGCAGTGTAAACAGCCCGGCTCCCCAGGTGTTCTTCAGTAGTGTGTCTTCATTGTATTGCGGAATGTACATTTTAGACTTGTTTCGCATAGATACCCCTTTGTCTACAGCTGTGATGTTGGCTTGTTCATCTGGCTTGTTGATCAGATTTATTCCTCGAGGTACGATTTATAATCAGTAATCGACTGGCGCCATCAATCGAGGGAACGAAGGTCAACTTGTTAGTCGAATGCTTGGTTTTTCCAATTCATAAGATTCAGTAGAAAGCTTGTATGATGTGCAATAACAGCATGACGATCGCAAGCCACTGCCTTAACGAACCCTGACTTTGATCAGCCTCACTCCAACGAGAGTAAACCGTAGAATAACCTAATCGTATTTTTTAATTGCTGTGAGAACCGGCCACCAAGCTGTTTGAAGTACATGAAGTCTCACTTGATGCCCTTAGTCACCTGCAAGACCCATGTGGCAACGCACCCTGGAAACCAGAAAGTTCAGCCACACATCATTTCACAACCAGCCCAACCCAGCCCTATAAAGTTAGAAAGTCTATTTTGATGAAGCTATTTTCACATGCAAACCACGTCTTTATTTCGCACTGCTCTTAGTAGTTTATGTCCTGGTTAGTGTGTGAGTGCGGTAAAACAGATTGGGAAAACATACAGAATAACAATCGTGCTATGTTTACTTTAAGGCTGCGTAGGCAAATTGGGGAAACCAGACACAGTATGCTAGAATCTCATCATTCTCGTCAGGCATCCCTCTAAAGCCATTCCCTGAAAAACACATAGCTCTAGCTTTAACAAAACGTCTGCttagccttgtggaagactctgGTCATGTGACATGAGTGCACAGGCAGATTGCAGGTAGGTACCCAGGATGGTATGTTGACAGACAGGCATTGGTTAAAGTAGGGTGGTTAGAAATACATATATTAATAACTTTCATACAAAAGAAACCTGTGCTAAAAAGTGTTTGTATTTAGTCTCTTAATAATCTCAGATCCAGCTGTCCTTCCATGTAGCATCAGAAGTTCTTTCGGGAGATAGCACCgagcctgggccggaaaccaTGACTGAAACTAATTTGGGTGATTGGAAGAAGCTTTCAGAAGGGAATTTTAATAACTCAATTCCTacttgatttgaaacctttacaacGTTTGCACAATTGACCATGGCTGGCCTAGTTTGTGTTCGCCAATTACTCGTTTACAGATCCCAGCCTAAAGCATCATGAT
Proteins encoded:
- the LOC130375848 gene encoding TGF-beta receptor type-2-like, whose product is MALLRFSAFWCGTILCLSILSDNLEATPGLLKQSQLCKFCDVRPTNCTGVGRCEAGCEISSTCAHTSEVCVTIWRKKDDNVTMDTICHNPALRLHGLLLDDYNNTKCEMKERKGMGYKFFICSCTYEECNEHIYFSPFSDLLEQVVSVILVSLVPLLVLAVLVVTSFYIYRVYRQRHARPLRKRGQPLHYHDEHANMMDDEGSDSSSTHANNLNHNTELLPIELDAQVGKGRFAEVYRAKLKQGTVVVGGVGGVTGTEQAFETVAVKIFQDEEYASWKNEKDIFSDADLRHENVLHFLTAEERKVHKQYWLITAYHPRGSLQEHLIHHVVSWRDLWTLGGSLARGIAHLHSDRTPCGRYKVPIVHRDIKSSNVLVKGDLTCVLCDFGLGLRLDNSLSVDELANSGQVGTARYMAPEVLESRINLENIESFKQTDVYSMALVLWEITSRCSAIGEVKEYEPPFGKVREHPCVESMKDSVLRDRGRPEIPNTWINHPGIQTVCASIDECWDHDPEARLTAHCVAERFNEMEHLDKLSNHSDEIQYSEP